The DNA segment AGTCTTCCCGTCACCAGCTCGACTAGCAAAACTCCAAATGAATAAACGTCACTCCTGTCGGTAAGTTGGTACGTACCGAGGTATTCGGGATCTAAGTAGCCTGCAGTTCCTTTGACTTGAGTAGAAATATGAGTAGCTTCAGGATCTTCAACCTTTATACGCGCGAATCCAAAATCAGTCACTTTTGCACGCAATTTATCATTAAGCAGTATATTAGATGATTTTATATCTCTGTGTATTATGGGTTGATCTGCAGTATTTTAAGAAGAAACAGTTAATTTAGAGTTCTTGATCTTCTTTgacattttcaagaatgttaaACACCTGTATATGTATGCAAATATGTAACTGCATGAGCTATATCAATCATAATATCTAGACGTTCTCCAATTTCTAGTCCGCTTCCACGTTTACCTGCAAGGTAAGTAAGATATTATTACAGACGAAAGTGCCCTTTCGAGGAAAGTGATGTGATGTCTTACCATCTAAATGTTCACGAAGGGTTCCGTAGGGAACATATTCGAGCACGATAATACGCTCGTCTCCATGCTCTATAAATCCGTAGAATCTAACCAGATTTAGATGCTCAATTTTTGATAAGGTTAGTATTTCATTTTTGAATTCCACTGGTGTCCCTTTGTCATAGTTTTCCTTTTTCGCACGCTTTATGGCTATGGTGGATCCATTTTTCAATGTTCCCTTGTAAACGGTACCAAATCCTCCTTCCCCGATTATATTTGAAGCAGACCAATTTCCGGTTGCCTTACAAATATCTTGAAATGATAATTCATCTACACCCTGTTGTCCGTTAGAGGCCTTAGAGTGGTTGAGGTTTTTGTTGTTTCTTAAACTGTTGTGTGTTAAATCTGCCAAAATGAAAATTATTTTGTAAAACTTACACAAATATAATCCAAAGCAGTGAAACCTGGCCAGTTAAAATAACATTATTAATTTTGTGCACTAGTAATCACATGTACCAGTTCTATACAAAGATGACACGACCGGAAACACGTCATGTAAATTATCAGGTTTTTGACACGAATAGATATAAGTGTCGTGCTTGGGTTTAACGAGTTCTAAAGCATATTTCTGCCTAAGTTTAACTATTTCATACTGGTTTAGAAGATAATCACCAACAAGTTCCATTACACATTTACACTTTACTCATTTTAAAAGGAGAACACTATTCTATGCTTGGTTTTAAATTGCGTGATGCGCTCCGATGCATTTGGTCCAAAACACTGATGCGCGATGCGAGCGCACCACTTATGTGATGCgctcttttaaaaaaaaaaatactaaaaagtTTTTATacataacaagttataaaaaaatACTTAAAACTAAAAAAACTGATGTAATAAGAAGATAAGAGTTGTGATTTTTGGTTTAAATCAAGCATACGGAAATGTGTCTAGAACCACAAAAAGTGTTTAATGGTCCCAATCAAGCATACTAAGATATTAATTATTGAAAAAACCCAACCTATTTCATAAAATCTGGaaataaacataacaaacaatgTTGCGTGCATGGGAGTGCATCACGCGAAATCGGCGCATCACGTAAACGCAACACATCAGCTGTGGCGATGCACACTCATCAGCGCATCGGGCACATCAAGAATTATGCGGGCATAATGCGCGCATTGTAAAACCAAGATTCTACGAATGACGGAGAGGATGTAGGCTGGATCACACCCAATGGGCCGAGCTTGCCTAGGCCCATAACCCAAACAATAAGCCCAATCCGAGGGTTGGGCCATCATCTACCCATGCAATAATCAAATGTGTTCAGGACTTAAAGTCAAAATTGGTCGAATTTGAAATTTTCTAATGAATGTATTCTCTGTTTACACTTCAAATCGAACGGAAAAAAATGCAGAATTTCAACTATTACTCCTTTTGATTCCATACATCTATCTAGTTCCAAAATGTTATGATACCACCAAGGTAATTATTTACATCTACAATAAACAATtcatttgacttttaaaaagttaaacatgagacaaatcCACGTGTCTCTCTGCTtgatcatcatcatactcagtaaatcccaccaatagtaaagttaaggtagggtctgaggagggtaagatgtagacagccttacctctatccgttaagaatagagaggctgcttccagtgagacctccGGCTCGATAGTGATTTTGCATCaaaccttggacataaggcacataacactcaacaattaaGACAaaagccgattagtgcatgtactcccttgtctttcggctatcaacgccaccacataccacatgatgcatgattaaccatccccctcttttaacgttattttcacgaaattagtaaaataacgttaaaattagtgcactttcgcTTTTGCCTCCGAGCCCCCACACATATATACTTTTGCCCCCGAGCTCCCAGACATATATACTTTTGCccccgaccccccccccccccacatgtCTCTCTGCTTCCATAAACATAATTCACTAAAACTATAATTCTCCTATAACAGAAACCCTAAATAACCAAAAACTACCGTCAATTAGTGAATTGAAAGGGTTTATAAACTCAAAATTCAACCTAAAACTTACATTGAACCGTAGCAGGTGGAGCATGATCAACATCATCATCAGCTATATTGCTCCTACAGGTCAAAACCCTAGCAACGTAACCAAAAATTGAGCTGTTTTTCTTCGAATTGTGTTGTCGATTCCTTTGCAATCCATGAACAGAACCGGACTTTGAATTCGAATCGGAACTTGAGCTCTGATTCCACACTTGTTGAGTCCCCGGGCGAATTGCCGGAGATTTTGGGGATTTTCGTGCTTGATGATTCATGGTTTGATTATGTAATTCATGGTTTAATGGAAATTGTTTAGGTTTATAAATGATTTGGGGATTAAACAATGTATATGAAGACTTGATCAAGCCCAAAATAACTACCTACTTTAGTGGCCAATTCATATTTTAATTTGTTGGTGATTTTTTATTTCATGGTAAAAGTCATAACCACTTAGAGAGTATTTATATATTGGGGAATATATTCTTTTTTACTACTACAAAAAGAAAGTTTTGAAGATTGTGTTTGAACTAGTGGGATTCCAAATGattttaaataaaagagttaactTTCGCTTTTCTTCCTGTGGtttggctatttttaaactactgGGATAAAACCGTTAAAATAACCAAATCACAGGGAGCAAAATGAAAGTTAACTCTAAATAAAATTTAGACTAAAATGCAAAAATGGTTTATGATTTAGGCATTTTTCtcactttatttaaaaatatttttcttttggGTTCTTGAGTTTCATTTCTATTGTCATTTCCTTCCAAATAACTATCTCAGTTAAAATATATCGTTAACTCATGTACATTTTTATCAATTCTCAAACCTCGAGGATGACTTTGACAATTTACCtatttattcttttatttttcttttttaattttaaataaaaaacaaaaaaataattataaatataatatatatacgttacacacacacttatatatacATCAGTGGCGGACCTGCCTCTTTGGCAAGGGTAGCCCCCGCTACCCCTCAATTTTTCGATTGATGTGcaatttt comes from the Helianthus annuus cultivar XRQ/B chromosome 4, HanXRQr2.0-SUNRISE, whole genome shotgun sequence genome and includes:
- the LOC110916095 gene encoding calmodulin-binding receptor-like cytoplasmic kinase 2, which translates into the protein MNHQARKSPKSPAIRPGTQQVWNQSSSSDSNSKSGSVHGLQRNRQHNSKKNSSIFGYVARVLTCRSNIADDDVDHAPPATVQYLTHNSLRNNKNLNHSKASNGQQGVDELSFQDICKATGNWSASNIIGEGGFGTVYKGTLKNGSTIAIKRAKKENYDKGTPVEFKNEILTLSKIEHLNLVRFYGFIEHGDERIIVLEYVPYGTLREHLDGKRGSGLEIGERLDIMIDIAHAVTYLHTYTDQPIIHRDIKSSNILLNDKLRAKVTDFGFARIKVEDPEATHISTQVKGTAGYLDPEYLGTYQLTDRSDVYSFGVLLVELVTGRLPIDLTKASNEKFTTRWAMQRLKRGEVVLAMDPKLMRNPASLMVVEKVLRLARQCVAPTRQSRPSMMQCAEILWRIRKDYHEQNDAMEAANHSVQVPEIDARKNRRQFFGIEDSSKQRFQSA